A DNA window from Calliphora vicina chromosome 1, idCalVici1.1, whole genome shotgun sequence contains the following coding sequences:
- the LOC135948952 gene encoding uncharacterized protein LOC135948952, whose protein sequence is MNIRYYLLIGFAIFELGIRRCRGHYPIVPITPYPIAVNPCPNSQTACCGNQQLAPCSEPPTNGVSCQQCQSSTTCACSTIQTNPIQTCSSCCSTTQCCGSTTQCCGSTTQCCGSTNQCCGSTTQCCSSTTQCCSSTTQCCGSTIQCCGSTTQCCCGKEPPKIPTPAPPTPPTPPPPPTISTATTPPIVCPPGTILIGLVCTIIYCPPGTQMVKGNCVVIECPKGTVWIGHRCGVPEPTVQNITIYNTIITQFNQTKPDIIINNTNNIVVNASVSLNHESNQDISNTTKPSKCCVIMTPRICEDRNNRWQCYSRRSRRCGTFCVAPKVYLRPPRILVRRKYIVMPPIQYDCELYGHCGPHIGGYDCSGCAIHHMEHCSQYCYSYSCSSSRCAFYDQMDYCAHQPGSYGCQEEDGCYEGWCGTTM, encoded by the exons ATGAATATTCGATATTATTTGTTAATTGGATTCGCAATTTTt GAATTGGGAATACGGCGTTGCAGAGGTCATTATCCAATTGTGCCGATTACACCATATCCTATTGCTGTTAATCCATGCCCGAACAGTCAAACTGCCTGCTGTGGTAATCAACAGCTTGCTCCTTGCTCTGAGCCACCAACGAATGGAGTTAGTTGTCAACAATGTCAATCATCAACTACTTGCGCCTGTTCTACAATACAGACGAATCCAATTCAAACCTGTTCCTCTTGTTGTTCAACAACTCAATGTTGTGGTTCCACAACTCAATGTTGTGGTTCCACAACTCAATGTTGTGGTTCGACAAATCAATGTTGTGGTTCCACAACTCAATGTTGTAGTTCCACAACTCAATGTTGTAGTTCCACAACTCAATGTTGTGGTTCCACAATTCAATGTTGTGGTTCAACAACACAATGTTGCTGTGGAAAAGAACCACCTAAAATACCAACGCCAGCACCACCAACACCAccaacaccaccaccaccaccaacaaTATCCACTGCCACGACTCCACCCATCGTATGTCCTCCTGGAACAATACTCATTGGACTAGTGTGCACTATTATATATTGTCCCCCTGGAACTCAAATGGTAAAGGGTAATTGTGTTGTCATTGAATGTCCGAAAGGTACAGTTTGGATTGGTCATAGATGTGGCGTGCCTGAACCCACTGTACAGAATATAACaatttataatacaattataactCAATTTAATCAAACAAAACCGGACATTATAATAAACAATACGAACAACATTGTCGTTAATGCATCGGTGAGTTTAAACCACGAGAGCAATCAGGACATTTCGAATACAACAAAACCATCGAAATGTTGTGTTATCATGACGCCACGCATATGTGAGGATCGTAATAATCGTTGGCAGTGTTATAGTCGCCGCTCTCGTAGATGTGGCACATTTTGTGTTGCACCCAAAGTTTATCTCAGACCACCACGGATACTGGTTCGACGTAAATACATTGTAATGCCACCTATTCAATATGACTGCGAATTGTACGGACACTGTGGTCCACATATAG GTGGCTACGACTGTTCGGGCTGTGCAATTCACCATATGGAACATTGTTCACAATACTGCTATAGTTATTCATGTTCATCTAGTAGATGTGCTTTTTATGATCAGATGGATTACTGTGCTCATCAACCAGGTTCATATGGATGTCAAGAAGAGGATGGTTGTTATGAGGGTTGGTGTGGTACCACCATGTGA